The Emcibacter nanhaiensis genome has a window encoding:
- a CDS encoding M48 family metalloprotease, producing the protein MALNKITGIVSKWLVGGLMIVSLAGCTTLNPATGQREFTPFMSPSQEASLGAEAHPSVIKEHGGVYDDPNIGGYVATVGGRLAAVSELPELGFTFTVLDSPIVNAFALPGGYIYVTRGILALFNSEAEMASVLGHEIGHVTARHTAKRYNQSVFANILGAGVGVLAGSEEVANLVNYGSQLYLLSYSRDQEYQADSLGVRYTSRAGIDPYGAGHMLDSLKAESDLADLIANRSGSERTPEFFSTHPNTEDRASRAYQLARDTGIAQGSRDSGHDRYLSVIDGMIYGDNPDQGLIRGRIFWHPKMLFTFEVPENYKMSNSSTAVVAQGSGAAEGAAVIFAGGSAEGKSLQQYMNEAWKSISDNGALENWQDMTINGMAGLTATTTGTLSNQPVLVRMVAIRYSATQAYHFLMIMPQNNVAALEPGLKTMAYSFRKLSASEADKVKAKRIKVITVQKGDTAQSLSRHMAFDDYQLERFLTLNGLQKNSTLRVGERLKLIVE; encoded by the coding sequence ATGGCATTGAACAAAATCACCGGAATTGTCAGCAAATGGCTTGTGGGCGGTCTGATGATCGTCTCTCTGGCGGGGTGTACCACCCTTAATCCGGCCACCGGCCAGCGGGAATTCACCCCCTTCATGAGTCCGAGCCAGGAAGCTTCGCTGGGCGCCGAGGCCCACCCCTCGGTGATCAAGGAGCATGGCGGCGTTTATGACGACCCGAATATCGGCGGCTATGTGGCCACGGTCGGCGGCCGGCTGGCGGCGGTGTCCGAGCTGCCGGAACTGGGCTTCACCTTTACCGTGCTGGACAGCCCGATCGTCAACGCCTTCGCCCTGCCCGGCGGCTATATCTATGTGACCCGCGGCATTCTCGCCTTGTTCAATTCCGAGGCGGAAATGGCCAGCGTGCTGGGTCATGAAATCGGCCATGTCACCGCCCGCCATACCGCCAAACGCTACAACCAGTCGGTCTTCGCCAATATTCTTGGCGCCGGGGTCGGCGTCCTGGCCGGCAGCGAGGAAGTGGCGAACCTGGTCAACTACGGCTCCCAGCTGTACCTGTTGAGCTACAGCCGCGACCAGGAATACCAGGCCGACAGCCTCGGCGTGCGCTACACCAGCCGGGCCGGCATCGATCCTTACGGCGCCGGCCACATGCTGGACAGCCTGAAGGCCGAAAGCGACCTCGCCGACCTGATCGCCAACCGCAGCGGGTCGGAACGCACGCCGGAATTTTTCTCGACCCACCCCAATACCGAGGACCGGGCCAGCCGCGCCTATCAACTGGCCAGGGATACCGGCATCGCCCAGGGCAGCCGCGATTCGGGACACGACCGCTATCTCAGCGTCATCGACGGCATGATTTACGGCGACAATCCGGACCAGGGCCTGATCCGCGGCCGCATCTTCTGGCATCCCAAGATGCTGTTCACCTTCGAGGTGCCGGAAAATTATAAAATGAGCAACAGCTCCACCGCCGTCGTCGCCCAGGGCAGCGGCGCCGCAGAAGGCGCGGCCGTTATCTTCGCCGGCGGCAGCGCCGAGGGCAAAAGCCTGCAGCAATATATGAATGAAGCCTGGAAAAGCATCAGCGACAATGGCGCACTGGAAAACTGGCAGGACATGACCATCAACGGCATGGCCGGACTGACCGCCACCACCACCGGCACCCTCAGCAACCAGCCGGTGCTGGTGCGCATGGTGGCAATCCGCTATTCCGCCACCCAGGCCTATCACTTCCTGATGATCATGCCGCAGAATAATGTCGCCGCGCTGGAACCAGGCCTCAAGACCATGGCCTACAGCTTCCGCAAGCTCAGTGCTTCCGAAGCCGACAAAGTGAAGGCCAAGCGCATCAAGGTGATTACCGTGCAAAAGGGCGACACCGCCCAGAGCCTGTCCCGGCATATGGCCTTTGACGACTATCAGCTGGAGCGATTCCTGACCCTGAACGGCTTGCAGAAAAACAGCACACTCCGGGTCGGCGAGCGCCTGAAACTGATTGTCGAATGA
- a CDS encoding efflux RND transporter periplasmic adaptor subunit, which translates to MSIKQKTVSFLKRVWLPVLVLALGVVASVGLVKAKPEPEKKEHVVEARKVRVVTAHADATRLSVETQGTVQPKQMIDLTPRVSGNIVYVSDKFVAGGTFKKGETILRIDARDYEAAVTSAEARVAEARQRLAQEQQEAALAKEEWELLGQGEASDLVLRKPQLADAEAKLKAAEAALYTARLDLERTDITAPFNGILTEKFVDLGQYMSPGSKMGMYYSTDVLEVRLPLTNRDLGKFDLVKLQNNKADLKVTLTGTFANKNYTWKGRIARSEGVIDTKSRILYVVAELKGDELYSVENGLRMTIGQFVSAEIEGRAYANVYQLPRQALRQGDSVLVVDADNKLRTRKVEVLESTREHIVVANGIKEGDKVCISQLGIAVDGTLVEAVPADAGSLLSAVDSAGGKS; encoded by the coding sequence ATGAGTATCAAGCAAAAGACGGTGTCTTTCCTGAAACGGGTTTGGTTGCCTGTTCTGGTTCTTGCCTTGGGCGTTGTTGCCAGCGTCGGCCTGGTCAAGGCCAAGCCGGAACCGGAGAAAAAGGAGCATGTGGTCGAAGCCCGCAAAGTGCGCGTCGTGACCGCCCATGCGGACGCCACCCGCCTGAGTGTGGAAACCCAGGGAACGGTCCAGCCCAAGCAGATGATCGACCTGACCCCGCGGGTGTCCGGCAATATCGTCTATGTGTCCGACAAGTTTGTTGCCGGTGGCACCTTTAAAAAAGGCGAAACCATCCTGCGGATTGACGCCCGTGACTATGAGGCGGCGGTAACTTCCGCCGAGGCCCGGGTGGCGGAAGCCCGTCAGCGCCTGGCGCAGGAGCAGCAGGAAGCAGCCCTTGCCAAGGAAGAATGGGAACTCCTGGGCCAGGGCGAGGCCAGCGACCTGGTGTTGCGCAAGCCGCAGCTTGCCGATGCCGAAGCCAAGCTGAAAGCAGCCGAGGCCGCGCTCTATACAGCCCGCCTGGACCTGGAACGCACTGACATTACTGCGCCGTTTAACGGCATTTTGACGGAAAAATTTGTCGATCTGGGCCAGTATATGAGCCCAGGCAGCAAAATGGGGATGTATTATTCCACCGACGTGCTGGAAGTGCGCCTGCCGCTCACCAACCGGGACCTCGGCAAGTTCGACCTGGTCAAGCTGCAGAACAACAAGGCCGACCTGAAAGTGACCCTGACCGGTACCTTTGCCAACAAAAATTATACCTGGAAGGGACGGATTGCCCGCTCTGAAGGGGTGATCGACACCAAGAGCCGGATCCTCTATGTGGTGGCGGAGCTGAAGGGCGATGAGCTCTATTCCGTTGAAAACGGCCTGCGGATGACCATTGGCCAGTTTGTCTCCGCCGAGATCGAGGGCCGGGCCTACGCCAATGTCTACCAGCTGCCGCGCCAGGCCTTGCGCCAGGGTGACAGTGTCCTGGTGGTGGATGCGGACAATAAGCTGCGCACCCGCAAGGTCGAGGTGCTGGAAAGTACCCGTGAGCATATCGTAGTCGCGAACGGCATCAAGGAAGGGGACAAGGTTTGTATTTCCCAGCTTGGCATTGCCGTGGACGGGACACTTGTGGAAGCCGTGCCTGCAGATGCCGGCTCCCTGTTGTCAGCCGTCGATAGCGCAGGAGGCAAGTCATGA
- a CDS encoding efflux RND transporter permease subunit has translation MKSIVKWFVNNPVATNLIMIVILIGGIMGYQSVGKIAFPTFPLNEIRVSVNYLGAGPREVEERVLVRVEEAVFDLQGIKRLYSRAREGNGMVRIEVEDGYDPDKMLNEVKARVDAINTLPALSERPIVERDYAQSDVINLVVYGDIGEKELKELGRDIRDKIATIPGAAKTQLDAVRDYEISIEVSELDLQKYGLTFDDVSNAIARSSVNMPAGKVDNESGQIQIMTRGQAYVQEDFENIVVLRNEDGTRVLLKDVARVVDGFTDDQFRIGFNGKPGVLLFVRTEGTPDVVQLSKQINKMIEEEIRPTLPEGVQMDNWFDTSDFFNSRLSMLLWNGISGLILVFVCLMIFLNVELSFWVTAGIAISFLGCLMLLPSTGVSLTMISLFAFILILGIVVDDAIIIGESIHRENQHGVIGGEGAIVGTEKVAKPVIFSALTTMIAFLPLAFLPGNSGKVTYVIPVVVILCLCFSLLESLLILPTHLRHGGEKGTGFLSKVANLSLIRNVLDNMSKLFTRIQDKASQFLNWFVYSWYRPFLDKVLHRAGLSLCIILAGSMIVFSLNIAGWVKNTFMPDVPMDFVQARIDFPAGSPYDTIDQATHILEDAALKLKDELAQEYPDQKVIKDVLTWTSNRSGSARAFLILVPAEERDVNVVQITERWRDMTPVIPDAKNVNFDFSGQGSSGPTIDLLIKSRNPEQIEQAALALKDVYRGYNGLYNVTDSGDTARMEAVLNLKPSAENLGLSLADIARQVRQAFYGDEVQRIPRGPDDVKVMVRLPKEDRTSFDTMNDLYVRTPGGEEVPFGAAADISYRQAYTTIERTDRMRTLEVMANVDPDVANASEILKDIEEKYFPEWKKKFPDVEFSLEGDQREEQEFMQSLASGFGIALLAIYFLMAVAFKSYIQPFLIFTAIPFGYMGAILGHLALGMDLSIYSILGIVAAAGVVINDNLVLLDYIHKLRDRGHDALRAIEIAAEERFRPIFLTSLTTFIGLVPMMMETSVQAKFLVPTVVSLAFGVALSSIATLFLVPILYLMVARTREKLSFLLGHKEPSVIVGE, from the coding sequence ATGAAAAGCATCGTCAAATGGTTTGTCAACAACCCGGTTGCCACCAACCTGATCATGATCGTGATCCTGATCGGCGGCATCATGGGCTATCAGAGCGTGGGCAAGATTGCTTTTCCGACCTTTCCCCTTAACGAGATCCGGGTCAGTGTGAACTATCTTGGCGCCGGTCCCCGCGAGGTGGAGGAAAGGGTGCTTGTCCGTGTCGAGGAAGCGGTCTTTGACCTGCAGGGCATCAAACGGCTCTATAGCCGCGCTCGTGAAGGCAACGGCATGGTCCGTATCGAGGTCGAGGATGGCTATGATCCCGACAAGATGCTCAATGAGGTCAAGGCGCGGGTGGACGCGATCAATACCCTTCCGGCTTTGTCAGAACGTCCCATTGTGGAGCGCGACTACGCCCAGAGCGACGTGATCAACCTTGTGGTTTACGGCGACATTGGCGAAAAGGAGCTGAAGGAACTCGGCCGCGATATTCGTGACAAGATCGCTACCATCCCCGGAGCAGCCAAAACGCAACTGGACGCCGTACGCGACTATGAAATTTCCATCGAAGTGTCCGAACTGGACCTGCAGAAATACGGCCTGACCTTTGACGATGTCTCCAATGCCATCGCCCGGTCTTCCGTCAATATGCCGGCCGGCAAGGTGGACAATGAATCCGGCCAGATCCAGATCATGACCCGCGGTCAGGCTTACGTTCAGGAAGACTTTGAAAATATCGTGGTCCTGCGCAATGAAGACGGCACAAGGGTACTGCTGAAAGATGTCGCCAGGGTTGTCGACGGTTTCACCGACGACCAGTTCCGGATCGGCTTTAACGGCAAGCCGGGCGTACTTCTGTTTGTGCGCACCGAAGGCACCCCTGACGTGGTGCAATTAAGCAAGCAGATCAATAAAATGATCGAGGAAGAAATCCGCCCGACCCTGCCTGAGGGCGTGCAAATGGACAACTGGTTCGACACTTCCGACTTTTTCAACAGCCGGCTCAGCATGCTGTTGTGGAACGGTATTTCGGGCCTGATCCTGGTGTTTGTCTGCCTGATGATTTTCCTGAATGTGGAATTGTCCTTCTGGGTGACCGCGGGGATCGCCATATCCTTCCTCGGCTGCCTGATGCTGTTGCCGTCGACGGGGGTCAGCCTGACCATGATTTCCCTGTTCGCCTTTATCCTGATCCTGGGGATTGTGGTGGATGACGCCATTATCATCGGTGAAAGCATTCACCGGGAAAACCAGCATGGGGTGATTGGCGGCGAGGGAGCAATCGTCGGCACCGAGAAAGTGGCCAAGCCGGTGATCTTTTCGGCGCTGACCACCATGATCGCCTTCCTGCCGCTGGCGTTCCTGCCCGGCAACTCGGGCAAGGTCACCTATGTGATCCCGGTGGTGGTGATCCTGTGCCTCTGCTTTTCCCTGCTGGAATCCCTCCTGATTCTGCCGACCCATCTGCGTCACGGCGGAGAGAAGGGCACCGGTTTCCTGTCCAAAGTCGCCAACTTGTCGCTGATCCGCAATGTCCTGGATAACATGTCCAAGCTGTTCACCCGCATCCAGGATAAGGCGTCGCAGTTCCTGAACTGGTTCGTCTATTCCTGGTACCGGCCGTTTCTGGACAAGGTATTGCATCGCGCCGGGCTGTCGCTGTGCATTATCCTGGCCGGCAGCATGATCGTCTTTTCCCTGAACATCGCCGGCTGGGTGAAAAACACCTTCATGCCGGACGTGCCCATGGACTTTGTCCAGGCCCGGATCGACTTTCCGGCCGGATCGCCTTATGACACCATCGATCAGGCGACCCATATCCTGGAGGATGCTGCCCTGAAGCTGAAAGATGAACTGGCACAGGAGTATCCGGACCAGAAAGTTATCAAAGATGTGCTGACCTGGACCAGCAACCGCAGCGGCTCCGCCCGCGCCTTCCTGATCCTGGTGCCGGCTGAAGAGCGGGATGTCAACGTGGTGCAGATCACCGAGCGCTGGCGCGACATGACGCCGGTCATTCCCGATGCCAAGAATGTCAACTTCGACTTTTCCGGCCAGGGCAGCAGCGGTCCCACGATCGATCTGTTGATCAAGTCCCGCAATCCGGAGCAGATTGAGCAGGCGGCGCTGGCGCTGAAGGATGTCTATCGCGGCTACAACGGCCTCTATAATGTCACTGACTCCGGCGATACGGCCCGTATGGAAGCGGTGCTGAACCTGAAGCCCAGTGCTGAAAACCTCGGCCTGTCCCTGGCGGATATTGCCCGCCAGGTGCGCCAGGCCTTTTACGGGGATGAAGTGCAGCGTATCCCGCGCGGCCCGGACGATGTGAAGGTGATGGTCCGCCTGCCCAAGGAAGACCGTACCTCCTTTGACACCATGAACGACCTGTATGTGCGGACCCCGGGGGGCGAAGAAGTGCCCTTTGGCGCCGCCGCGGACATCAGCTACCGCCAGGCCTATACCACCATCGAACGCACCGACCGCATGCGGACCCTGGAGGTGATGGCCAACGTGGACCCCGATGTGGCCAATGCCAGCGAAATCCTGAAGGATATCGAGGAAAAATATTTCCCCGAGTGGAAGAAGAAATTCCCCGACGTGGAATTCAGCCTCGAAGGCGACCAGCGGGAAGAGCAGGAATTCATGCAGTCCCTGGCGTCCGGGTTCGGCATCGCCCTGCTCGCCATCTACTTCCTGATGGCGGTGGCCTTCAAATCCTATATCCAGCCGTTCCTGATCTTTACCGCGATCCCGTTCGGCTATATGGGCGCGATCCTCGGCCACCTGGCGCTCGGCATGGATCTCAGCATCTATTCGATCCTGGGCATCGTGGCGGCCGCCGGCGTGGTGATCAACGACAACCTGGTGCTGCTGGACTATATCCACAAGCTCAGGGACCGGGGCCATGACGCGCTCAGGGCGATCGAGATTGCGGCGGAAGAACGTTTCCGTCCCATCTTCCTGACCTCGCTGACCACCTTCATCGGCCTGGTGCCGATGATGATGGAAACCAGCGTGCAGGCCAAGTTCCTGGTGCCGACCGTGGTCTCCCTCGCTTTCGGGGTGGCCCTGTCCTCCATCGCGACCCTGTTCCTGGTGCCGATCCTCTACCTGATGGTGGCCCGGACACGCGAGAAGCTGAGCTTCCTGCTCGGCCACAAGGAACCGTCCGTGATTGTCGGAGAGTGA